The proteins below are encoded in one region of Silene latifolia isolate original U9 population chromosome 2, ASM4854445v1, whole genome shotgun sequence:
- the LOC141632051 gene encoding uncharacterized protein LOC141632051: MRMTMADNIKPSMPKTEKAREFMLKVKECSQSDLADKSIVGSLMSELTTKRFDWSQPIHDHVTHMSNLAAKLKTLGMDVSDTFLVQFIINSLPYEFGQFQVNYNTIKDKWNYQELKAMLIQEEGRLKKMKDQAVHFLSHDGASSSKAKPSKKGKNGKKGKSFFKGPESAIQKEKKCHFCKKPGHFKKDCPKRKAWFEKKGISYDPAHKRS, encoded by the exons ATGAGGATGACAATGGCTGATAACATTAAGCCCTCCATGCCTAAAACAGAGAAAGCaagggaattcatgcttaaagtaaaggaGTGTTCACAGTCGGATTTAGCTGATAAGTCAATTGTTGGTAGTTTAATGAGTGAGCTAACTACTAAAAGGTTTGACTGGTCTCAACCGATTCATGATCATGTGACACACATGTCTAACCTGGCAGCAAAGTTGAAGACTTTAGGGATGGACGTAAGTGATACTTTCTTGGTCCAATTCATCATTAACTCTCTACCTTATGAGTTTGGTCAGTTTCAGGTGAACTATAACACCATAAAAGATAAATGGAACTATCAAGAGTTAAAAGCCATGCTCATACAGGAGGAGGGGAGATTAAAGAAGATGAAAGATCAAGCTGTTCATTTCCTAAGTCATGATGGTGCCAGCAGTAGCAAGGCTAAACCGAGTAAGAAGGGTAAGAATGGTAAGAAGGGAAAGTCTTTCTTTAAAGGACCTGAAAGTGCGATCCAGAAAGAAAAGAAGTGTCACTTTTGCAAGAAACCTGGACACTTCAAGAAGGATTGTCCTAAAAGGAAGGCATGGTTCGAAAAGAAAG GGATATCGTATGATCCAGCCCATAAGAGGAGCTGA
- the LOC141641829 gene encoding secreted RxLR effector protein 161-like produces MEKIPYASVVGSLNYVQTCTRPDISFAVGILGRYQSNPGMDHWKAAKKVLRYLQGTKELMLTYRRSDHLEVIGYSDSDYAGCVDSRKSTFGYLFLLAEGAISWKSGKQSVIATSTMEAEFVACFEATIHALWLRNFISGLGIVDSIAKPLRIYCDNSAAVFFSKNDKYSKGAKHMELKFLSVKEEVQKQRVSFEHIRTDKMVADPLTKGLPPKAFIGHVERMGVVSKALLL; encoded by the coding sequence ATGGAGAAAATTCCCTATGCATCTGTGGTTGGGAGTTTGAACTATGTTCAGAcatgtactcgaccagatatcaGCTTTGCTGTTGGAATATTGGGTCGGTACCAAAGCAATCCCGGGATGGACCACTGGAAAGCTGCGAAGAAGGTCCTTAGGTACTTACAAGGCACTAAGGAGCTCATGCTTACTTATAGGAGATCCGATCATCTTGAGGTGATTGGTTATTCAGATTCAGATTATGCCGGATGTGTTGATAGTAGAAAATCAACATTTGGCTACTTGTTCCTTTTAGCTGAAGGAGCAATATCATGGAAAAGTGGGAAGCAGTCTGTCATTGCTACTTCTACTATGGAAGCCGAATTTGTGGCATGCTTTGAGGCCACCATTCATGCATTGTGGTTGCGAAACTTTATCTCGGGACTTGGGATTGTCGATAGTATAGCCAAGCCGCTGAGAATTTATTGTGACAATTCTGCAGCCGTCTTCTTCTCTAAGAACGATAAATACTCCAAGGGTGCTAAACACATGGAATTAAAGTTTTTATCGGTCAAAGAGGAGGTACAGAAGCAAAGAGTGTCATTTGAGCATATTAGAACGGATAAGATGGTAGCAGATCCATTAACTAAGGGATTACCACCCAAAGCGTTCATTGGCCATGTAGAACGCATGGGTGTTGTATCAAAGGCCTTGTTATTATAA